Proteins co-encoded in one Echeneis naucrates chromosome 22, fEcheNa1.1, whole genome shotgun sequence genomic window:
- the fam167b gene encoding protein FAM167A produces MDEKEFENESSEGRAEDLDSVKALTEKLKLQTRRPSYLEWQERVQSGPWKESCSADAPGEHVLSMPALLRNDNSEMVVRNICGFDTIDDALEFLRKELREMQVQDNRLARQLIRLRGEIHRLKVEQVCDRHKEMLDDATYELEECGEESDLLCDIPMKAAFTLSTPLKHLGLTKMNINSRRFSLC; encoded by the exons ATGGACGAGAAAGAATTTGAAAATGAGTCCTCCGAGGGTCGCGCTGAGGACCTGGACAGCGTGAAAGCgctgacagagaagctgaagctgcagaCCCGCAGACCATCCTATCTGGAGTGGCAGGAGCGGGTTCAGAGCGGACCTTGGAAGGAAAGCTGCTCTGCAGACGCTCCCGGAGAACACGTCCTGTCCATGCCTGCTCTTCTGCGAAATGACAACTCAGAGATGGTAGTGCGCAACATCTGCGGTTTCGATACTATTGATGATGCTTTGGAGTTTTTGAGAAAAGAGCTG AGGGAGATGCAAGTTCAGGACAACCGTCTGGCCCGTCAGCTGATCCGCCTGCGTGGGGAGATCCACCGGCTCAAAGTGGAGCAGGTCTGTGACCGCCATAAGGAGATGCTGGATGATGCCACCTACGAGCTAGAGGAGTGTGGGGAGGAATCAGACCTGCTGTGTGACATCCCCATGAAGGCGGCCTTCACGCTGTCCACCCCGCTGAAACACCTGGGCCTCACTAAGATGAACATCAACTCCAGGAGGTTTTCATTGTGTTAA